A single region of the Sphingomonas sp. LY29 genome encodes:
- the argB gene encoding acetylglutamate kinase, producing the protein MMAPNETAGILIQALPYIRSFTGKTIVVKVGGVPMTDPALMRSLAKDILLLHSVGIRPVLVHGGGPQIDTMMAQAGIAVTRIDGLRVTDAASLDIVRMVLVGKTNRDLVAAINALEPVAIGVAGEDGRLLEVEPIDPKLGFVGRVSKVRGALLHDFHDDGLIPVVSTVGADTTGQPYNINADDAARAIAVAMGAEKLIYLTSTIGLLEDPADPSTLVQRLTAGEARRRIDDESVTGGMIPKLQACAEAVEGSVGSAHMIDGRAEHAILVELFTDEGIGTMVAETAP; encoded by the coding sequence ATGATGGCACCCAATGAAACCGCCGGGATCCTCATCCAGGCGCTGCCCTATATCCGCAGCTTCACCGGCAAGACGATCGTGGTGAAGGTCGGCGGCGTGCCGATGACCGATCCGGCGCTGATGCGCAGCCTCGCCAAGGACATTCTGCTGCTCCACTCGGTCGGGATCCGCCCGGTGCTGGTCCACGGCGGCGGTCCGCAGATCGACACGATGATGGCGCAGGCCGGGATTGCGGTGACCCGGATCGACGGGCTGCGCGTCACCGACGCCGCCAGCCTCGACATCGTCCGCATGGTGCTGGTCGGCAAGACCAACCGCGACCTCGTTGCCGCGATCAACGCGCTGGAGCCGGTCGCGATCGGCGTCGCGGGCGAGGACGGCCGCCTGCTGGAGGTCGAGCCGATCGACCCGAAGCTGGGATTTGTCGGGCGGGTCAGCAAGGTGCGCGGCGCGCTGCTCCACGACTTCCACGACGACGGGCTGATCCCGGTCGTTTCGACCGTCGGCGCCGACACGACGGGCCAGCCCTACAACATCAACGCCGACGACGCCGCGCGCGCGATCGCGGTCGCGATGGGCGCGGAGAAATTGATTTACCTCACCAGCACGATCGGCCTGCTCGAAGACCCGGCCGATCCTTCGACGCTGGTCCAGCGGCTGACCGCGGGTGAGGCGCGGCGGCGGATCGACGACGAATCGGTCACTGGCGGCATGATCCCCAAGCTTCAGGCCTGCGCCGAGGCGGTCGAGGGCAGCGTGGGAAGCGCGCACATGATCGACGGCCGCGCCGAGCACGCGATCCTGGTCGAGCTGTTCACCGACGAAGGCATCGGCACGATGGTCGCCGAGACCGCGCCGTGA
- the ykgO gene encoding type B 50S ribosomal protein L36, giving the protein MKIRNSLKSLKSRHRDCRVIRRRGRTYVINKTNRRFKARQG; this is encoded by the coding sequence ATGAAGATTCGCAATTCACTGAAGTCGCTGAAGTCGCGTCACCGCGACTGCCGGGTGATTCGCCGCCGCGGCCGCACCTACGTCATCAACAAGACGAATCGTCGCTTCAAGGCTCGCCAGGGCTAA
- a CDS encoding M20/M25/M40 family metallo-hydrolase, with product MRVSALLLAGLAFLSPLPLAAQAVSDVHAAQRVRADIEFLAADSLEGRDTGSRGYLIAADYVAAQFRAIGLVPAGDNGTWFQQVPFRRASFAQPPVAALTIGGRRLALTAGKDFSMRPNATVKAINSSAGFVFVGRGLRDARYGIDDYRGLDVRGKVVVALSGTPAGLPSEVDAHLGATKVDTAAAAGAVGFIEIPARYSGNSGAIRSAGRPLIDWIDKSGRAGSTAPAMLLRMGVSKDIAEKLFEGAPKSLSAVQAESRGKTAPRGFALRPTIQVQATSTWEEFTSPEVIGKLPGSDAALSREHVVLMGHLDHLGVKADAKPGEDRIYNGALDNAAGVATLLEAARKFAAQPVRPKRSLLFIANTGEERGLLGADYYAEYPTVPKASIVGLVDLDMPLLLYPFTDVTAFGADHSTIGATVVAAGRTMGVSVSPDPMPEEAIFTRSDHYMFVKRGVPAVLLMTGHANGGKAKWDAYLNKTYHSLGDDLSQKIDWDAGARYADLNYRIARGMADAPQRPMWLQGDYFGDLFDPRGPRAPATAPRRP from the coding sequence ATGCGCGTTTCCGCCCTGCTTCTTGCCGGCCTTGCCTTCCTGTCCCCGCTGCCGCTGGCGGCGCAGGCCGTTTCCGACGTCCACGCCGCCCAGCGCGTCCGCGCCGACATCGAGTTCCTCGCCGCCGATTCGCTCGAGGGGCGCGACACGGGATCACGCGGCTATTTGATCGCCGCCGACTATGTCGCCGCGCAGTTCCGCGCGATCGGGCTGGTCCCGGCGGGCGACAATGGCACCTGGTTCCAGCAGGTGCCGTTCCGCCGCGCCTCGTTCGCGCAGCCGCCCGTCGCCGCGCTGACGATCGGCGGTCGCCGCCTGGCCCTGACCGCGGGCAAGGATTTTTCGATGCGGCCGAACGCGACGGTCAAGGCGATCAACAGCAGCGCTGGCTTCGTGTTCGTCGGGCGCGGGTTGCGCGACGCGCGCTACGGCATCGACGACTATCGCGGGCTGGACGTGCGCGGAAAGGTCGTCGTCGCGCTATCGGGAACGCCCGCCGGCCTGCCGAGCGAAGTCGACGCGCACCTCGGCGCGACCAAGGTCGACACCGCCGCCGCCGCGGGCGCGGTCGGCTTCATCGAAATCCCCGCGCGCTATTCGGGCAATAGCGGGGCGATCCGCAGCGCCGGTCGTCCGCTGATCGACTGGATCGACAAGTCGGGCCGCGCCGGGTCGACCGCGCCCGCCATGCTGCTGCGCATGGGCGTATCGAAGGACATTGCCGAGAAGCTGTTCGAAGGCGCGCCGAAGTCGCTGTCGGCGGTGCAGGCCGAGAGCCGCGGCAAGACCGCGCCGCGCGGTTTCGCGCTTCGCCCGACGATCCAGGTGCAGGCGACCTCGACGTGGGAGGAATTCACCAGCCCAGAAGTGATCGGCAAGCTGCCCGGGTCGGACGCCGCACTGTCGCGCGAGCATGTCGTGCTGATGGGTCACCTCGACCACCTCGGTGTGAAGGCCGATGCCAAGCCCGGCGAAGACCGCATCTACAATGGCGCGCTCGACAATGCCGCCGGGGTGGCGACGCTGCTGGAGGCCGCGCGCAAGTTCGCCGCGCAGCCGGTGCGGCCCAAGCGCTCGCTGCTGTTCATCGCCAACACCGGCGAGGAACGCGGGCTGCTCGGCGCCGATTATTACGCGGAATATCCGACCGTGCCGAAGGCGAGCATCGTTGGGCTCGTCGACCTCGACATGCCGCTGCTGCTCTACCCGTTCACCGACGTCACCGCGTTCGGCGCGGACCATTCGACGATCGGCGCGACGGTGGTCGCGGCAGGCCGCACGATGGGCGTGTCGGTCAGCCCCGACCCGATGCCCGAGGAAGCGATCTTCACCCGGTCCGACCATTATATGTTCGTGAAGCGCGGGGTGCCCGCGGTGCTGTTGATGACCGGCCATGCCAATGGCGGGAAGGCGAAGTGGGACGCCTATCTCAACAAGACCTACCATTCGCTCGGCGACGACCTCAGCCAGAAGATCGATTGGGACGCGGGCGCGCGCTATGCCGACCTCAATTACCGAATCGCGCGCGGGATGGCCGATGCGCCGCAGCGGCCGATGTGGCTGCAGGGCGATTACTTCGGCGATCTGTTCGATCCCAGGGGGCCGCGCGCTCCGGCGACCGCCCCCCGCCGTCCTTGA
- a CDS encoding M14 family metallopeptidase — protein MAITISSAFDAGNIRVVEAQGDRIDLEIVKDHQSDFFQWFHFRLAGAGGREVTLRITNCGASAYPGGWPGYKARVSIDREDWTQIPGTSYDDGVLTIRFTPESDLVWLAYFAPYSMERHHDLVSTVAALPGVEYRSLGKSLDGQDIDCLTIGEGDLTVWLYARQHPGESMAEWWMEGALEKLTDPDDPIARVLRRDCTFHVVPNMNPDGSQRGHLRTNAVGTNLNREWATPTAEKSPEVLCVRNAMDQDPPAFAMDIHGDEAIPANFLAGFEGIPSLTDRQSNLFKLYSDTLERISPDFQTRQGYEIAKPGEANMTMSTTQLAERFGCCSMTLEMPFKDNDDLPDELYGWSPERSKYLAGACLDALHAILPDVIEAEANRAKR, from the coding sequence ATGGCCATCACGATTTCGAGCGCATTCGACGCCGGCAACATCCGCGTCGTCGAGGCACAGGGCGACCGCATCGACCTTGAAATCGTCAAGGATCACCAAAGCGACTTCTTCCAATGGTTCCACTTCCGCCTCGCCGGCGCCGGTGGCCGCGAAGTCACGCTGCGCATCACCAATTGCGGCGCGTCGGCCTATCCGGGCGGCTGGCCCGGCTACAAGGCGCGCGTGTCGATCGACCGCGAGGATTGGACGCAGATTCCCGGCACCAGCTATGACGATGGCGTCCTCACGATCCGCTTCACGCCCGAATCCGACCTCGTCTGGCTCGCCTACTTCGCGCCTTATTCGATGGAGCGTCACCATGATTTGGTGTCGACCGTCGCCGCGCTTCCCGGCGTGGAATATCGCAGCCTTGGCAAAAGCCTCGACGGGCAGGACATCGACTGCCTGACGATCGGCGAGGGCGACCTGACCGTGTGGCTCTACGCGCGCCAGCATCCGGGCGAATCGATGGCCGAATGGTGGATGGAAGGCGCGCTCGAAAAGCTGACCGACCCCGACGATCCCATCGCGCGCGTCCTTCGCCGCGACTGCACCTTCCACGTCGTTCCCAACATGAATCCCGACGGGTCGCAGCGCGGTCACCTTCGCACCAACGCGGTCGGCACCAACCTCAACCGCGAGTGGGCAACCCCGACCGCCGAAAAGAGTCCCGAAGTGCTCTGCGTCCGCAATGCGATGGATCAGGATCCACCCGCCTTTGCGATGGACATCCACGGTGACGAGGCGATCCCCGCCAACTTCCTCGCCGGGTTCGAGGGCATCCCCTCGCTGACCGATCGCCAGTCGAACCTGTTCAAGCTGTACAGCGACACGCTCGAGCGCATCTCGCCCGATTTCCAGACCCGGCAGGGCTATGAAATCGCCAAGCCGGGCGAGGCCAACATGACCATGTCGACGACCCAGCTCGCCGAGCGCTTCGGCTGTTGCTCGATGACGCTGGAGATGCCGTTCAAGGACAATGACGACCTGCCCGACGAGCTGTACGGCTGGTCGCCGGAGCGTTCGAAGTATCTCGCCGGCGCCTGCCTCGACGCGCTCCACGCGATCCTGCCCGACGTGATCGAGGCCGAAGCCAACCGGGCCAAGCGCTGA
- the gpmA gene encoding 2,3-diphosphoglycerate-dependent phosphoglycerate mutase — MPTLVLLRHGQSQWNLENRFTGWWDVDLTEQGVAEARAAGVLLKEKGLDLDRCFTSLQTRAIRTLNFVLEEMQRLWLPVNKDWRLNERHYGGLTGLNKAETIAKVGEEQVKIWRRSFDIPPPPLDLDSPYALASDRRYAGIVVPNTESLKDTIARVLPYYEAEIVPALRRGERVIVAAHGNSLRALEKHLSNIADSDIVGLEIPTGQPIVYELGDDLSVKDRYYLSER; from the coding sequence ATGCCGACGCTCGTCCTGCTCCGCCACGGCCAGTCGCAGTGGAATTTGGAAAACCGCTTCACCGGATGGTGGGACGTCGACCTTACCGAGCAGGGCGTCGCCGAGGCGCGCGCCGCCGGCGTGCTGCTCAAGGAGAAGGGGCTCGATCTCGATCGCTGCTTCACCTCGCTCCAGACCCGCGCGATCCGCACGCTCAACTTCGTGCTGGAGGAAATGCAGCGGCTTTGGCTGCCGGTAAACAAGGACTGGCGGCTCAACGAGCGCCACTATGGCGGGCTCACCGGCCTCAACAAGGCCGAGACGATTGCCAAGGTGGGTGAGGAACAGGTCAAGATCTGGCGCCGTTCGTTCGACATTCCGCCGCCGCCGCTCGACCTCGACAGTCCCTATGCGCTGGCGTCGGACCGTCGCTATGCCGGGATCGTGGTGCCGAATACCGAAAGCCTCAAGGACACCATCGCGCGCGTCCTGCCTTATTACGAGGCGGAGATCGTCCCCGCGCTTCGCCGCGGCGAGCGGGTGATCGTCGCCGCGCACGGCAATTCGCTCCGCGCGCTCGAAAAGCACCTGTCGAACATCGCCGATTCGGATATCGTCGGGCTGGAAATTCCGACCGGCCAGCCGATCGTCTACGAGCTTGGCGACGACCTGTCGGTCAAGGACCGCTACTACCTCAGCGAACGCTGA
- a CDS encoding GGDEF domain-containing protein has product MQHVIQREDFMHDVAREASDPAMLLEEIERLRGDVAALRAQVVELEQLAFRDPLVPLANRRGLMRELEGMIARHHRHGIPAAMLFVDLDELKRLNDHFGHGGGDAALIHVAHKLLDGTRTNDCVARLGGDEFCILLDHADEGLAMEIAGRLVSMIAGEECLYEGASMPLSVAIGMTTIEDGDTPTTVLARADQEMYRVKAAA; this is encoded by the coding sequence ATGCAGCACGTCATTCAGCGGGAAGATTTCATGCACGACGTGGCGCGCGAAGCCTCGGATCCGGCGATGTTGCTCGAAGAGATCGAGCGGCTACGCGGTGACGTCGCGGCGCTCCGCGCACAGGTCGTCGAACTGGAGCAACTCGCCTTCCGCGACCCGCTCGTCCCGCTTGCCAATCGCCGCGGGCTGATGCGCGAACTCGAAGGCATGATCGCGCGCCATCATCGGCACGGAATTCCGGCGGCGATGCTGTTCGTCGATCTCGACGAGCTGAAGCGACTCAACGACCATTTCGGTCATGGCGGCGGCGATGCCGCGCTGATCCACGTCGCGCACAAGCTGCTCGACGGGACTCGAACCAACGATTGCGTCGCGCGGCTGGGCGGGGACGAATTCTGCATCCTGCTCGATCATGCCGACGAAGGCCTGGCGATGGAGATCGCGGGCCGGCTGGTGTCGATGATTGCCGGCGAGGAATGCCTGTACGAAGGCGCGTCGATGCCGCTGTCGGTGGCGATCGGGATGACGACGATCGAGGATGGCGACACGCCGACGACCGTGCTCGCCCGCGCCGACCAAGAAATGTACCGGGTTAAAGCCGCAGCCTAG
- the purE gene encoding 5-(carboxyamino)imidazole ribonucleotide mutase, with the protein MADPIVGIIMGSTSDWETMRHAAETLDALGVAHETQVVSAHRTPQRLYDYAKGAKDRGLKVIIAGAGGAAHLPGMAASMTALPVLGVPVESKALSGMDSLLSIVQMPAGIPVGTLAIGRAGAVNAALLAAAMLATTDEALAARLADWRQAQTDAVPTDPA; encoded by the coding sequence ATGGCCGACCCGATCGTCGGAATCATCATGGGCAGCACGTCCGATTGGGAAACGATGCGCCATGCCGCCGAAACGCTGGATGCGCTCGGCGTCGCGCATGAAACGCAGGTCGTTTCCGCGCACCGCACCCCGCAACGCCTTTACGATTATGCCAAGGGCGCGAAGGACCGCGGGCTCAAGGTGATCATCGCCGGCGCGGGCGGCGCGGCGCACCTGCCCGGCATGGCCGCGTCGATGACCGCGCTCCCGGTGCTCGGCGTGCCGGTCGAAAGCAAGGCGCTGAGCGGAATGGATAGCCTGTTGTCGATCGTGCAGATGCCCGCCGGCATCCCGGTCGGCACGCTGGCGATCGGCCGCGCCGGGGCGGTCAACGCCGCGCTGCTCGCCGCGGCAATGCTGGCGACCACCGACGAAGCGCTCGCCGCGCGCCTTGCCGACTGGCGGCAGGCACAGACCGACGCGGTCCCCACCGACCCCGCATGA
- a CDS encoding 5-(carboxyamino)imidazole ribonucleotide synthase has translation MTVPPGSTIGIVGGGQLGRMMAVAAARLGYRCHVFDPHRRPCAAEVAAEFTRGDFTDRDALKAFGDACDVVTYEFENLPVEPLDVLGAKLRPGTTSLAVAQDRAEEKRFLDRIGAGVAPWRTIDGVEDVRAALDALGAPILLKTRRLGYDGKGQAWVHDASEADAAWQSIGGQPAVAEARVAFDAEFSLIVARTADGATALFGPIENRHEGGILRRSTVPASKGIEPLGDEARRTAIAIAHDLDHVGVLTVEFFAVGERALVNEIAPRVHNSGHWTIEGAFTSQFEQHVRAICGLPLGDPGLIAGGATMDNLIGADVDRWAELLAEPGAALHLYGKGEARPGRKMGHATRVGSPRT, from the coding sequence ATGACGGTTCCACCCGGCTCCACCATCGGCATCGTCGGCGGCGGCCAGCTCGGCCGGATGATGGCGGTGGCGGCGGCCCGGCTCGGTTATCGCTGCCACGTCTTCGACCCGCACCGCCGCCCTTGCGCGGCCGAGGTCGCGGCCGAATTCACACGCGGGGACTTCACCGATCGCGACGCACTCAAGGCATTCGGCGACGCGTGCGATGTCGTCACCTATGAATTCGAAAATCTCCCGGTCGAGCCGCTCGACGTGCTCGGCGCGAAGCTTCGCCCCGGCACCACCAGCCTCGCGGTCGCGCAGGATCGCGCCGAGGAAAAGCGCTTCCTCGACCGCATCGGCGCCGGCGTCGCGCCGTGGCGGACGATCGACGGCGTCGAGGATGTGCGCGCGGCGCTCGACGCGCTCGGCGCGCCGATCCTGCTCAAGACCCGCCGGCTCGGCTATGACGGCAAGGGGCAGGCGTGGGTGCATGACGCCAGCGAGGCCGACGCGGCATGGCAGTCGATCGGCGGGCAGCCCGCGGTTGCCGAGGCACGCGTCGCCTTCGATGCAGAGTTCAGCCTGATCGTCGCGCGCACCGCCGATGGCGCCACCGCGCTGTTCGGCCCGATCGAGAATCGCCACGAAGGCGGCATCCTCCGCCGCTCGACCGTCCCTGCTTCGAAGGGGATCGAGCCGCTTGGTGACGAAGCGCGCCGAACCGCCATCGCCATTGCCCACGACCTCGACCATGTCGGCGTGCTGACGGTCGAATTCTTCGCGGTCGGCGAGCGCGCGCTGGTCAACGAAATCGCCCCGCGCGTCCACAATAGCGGGCATTGGACCATCGAAGGCGCGTTCACTTCTCAGTTCGAACAGCATGTGCGTGCGATCTGCGGATTGCCGCTCGGCGATCCCGGCCTGATCGCGGGCGGCGCGACGATGGACAATCTGATCGGAGCCGACGTCGACCGCTGGGCCGAGCTGCTAGCGGAGCCGGGAGCGGCGCTGCACCTCTACGGCAAGGGGGAGGCACGGCCCGGCCGGAAGATGGGGCATGCCACGAGGGTCGGCAGCCCCCGGACTTGA
- a CDS encoding CDP-alcohol phosphatidyltransferase family protein: protein MNRQDRPLPDVKPITRIQENLVARVERRLLTWLCARLPAWVTPDQLTSLGLVGAAMVFVGYGLSTVDIGWLGLAIAGFFVHWFGDSLDGSLARFRSIERPRFGYFIDHSADGLGNLMIVGGLGISPFVRLDVALLALAGYYLLSIHAFLSARIIGELRLSYVAAGPTELRLLLIAMTVLMFVLGRDTTPPLFNGFDIFVGVVAAIMITIFVVQTISVARLILRQGE from the coding sequence ATCAACCGCCAGGACCGTCCGCTGCCCGACGTCAAGCCGATCACCCGAATCCAGGAAAACCTCGTCGCCCGAGTCGAGCGGCGGCTGCTGACCTGGCTTTGCGCCCGCTTGCCGGCGTGGGTGACGCCCGACCAGCTCACGTCGCTCGGCCTCGTCGGCGCGGCAATGGTGTTCGTCGGCTATGGCCTCAGCACAGTCGATATCGGCTGGCTCGGCCTCGCGATCGCGGGCTTCTTCGTTCACTGGTTCGGCGATTCGCTCGACGGCAGCCTCGCGCGCTTCCGCTCGATCGAGCGACCGCGCTTCGGCTATTTCATCGACCATAGCGCCGACGGCCTCGGCAATTTGATGATCGTTGGCGGCCTCGGGATCAGCCCGTTCGTCCGGCTCGACGTCGCGTTGCTCGCGCTCGCCGGCTATTATCTGCTGTCGATCCACGCCTTCCTGTCGGCGCGGATCATCGGCGAGCTTCGCTTGTCCTACGTCGCCGCGGGGCCGACCGAGCTTCGGCTGCTGCTGATCGCGATGACCGTCCTGATGTTCGTGCTCGGGCGCGACACCACCCCGCCGCTGTTCAATGGCTTCGACATTTTCGTCGGCGTGGTCGCCGCCATCATGATCACCATTTTCGTCGTCCAGACGATCTCGGTCGCCCGCCTGATCCTGCGTCAGGGCGAATAG